The proteins below are encoded in one region of Brevundimonas fontaquae:
- a CDS encoding glycosyltransferase family 4 protein, whose protein sequence is MAEPVFINGRFLTQPMSGVQRYARQIVRALDQRPGAADRYVLLTHPGADGLNLRNIPTRKIWRAGGHLWEQTALAWTARHGRLLSLGGSGPVLHRRQIVVIHDAAVFRHPEHFRTGYAAIHRALNRILARRARLATVSEFSRCELASVLNLSPDSIAVAPNSADHLRIVTQDPAVVARLDLTTRPYFVALGNLTPNKNLIVAIRALSRLAEPAVRLVFIGDRPAVFDRFAFPADPRLIFAGRRSDAEITALLGGARALVFPSLYEGFGIPPLEAMTLGCPVIASDIPATREVCADAALYFDPADDAALAAYMAEMLSRPDVARRDAGLRRADGYAWSRSAEIIEDLLLST, encoded by the coding sequence GTGGCTGAGCCCGTCTTCATCAACGGCCGCTTCCTGACCCAGCCGATGAGCGGGGTTCAGCGCTATGCGCGTCAGATCGTCCGCGCCCTGGACCAGCGCCCCGGTGCCGCCGACCGCTACGTCCTGTTGACGCACCCCGGCGCCGATGGCCTGAACCTGCGCAACATCCCGACCCGCAAGATCTGGCGCGCGGGCGGCCATCTTTGGGAACAGACCGCCCTGGCCTGGACCGCGCGCCATGGCCGGCTGCTTTCGTTAGGGGGTTCGGGTCCGGTGCTGCACCGGCGGCAGATCGTCGTCATCCACGACGCCGCCGTTTTTCGTCATCCCGAGCATTTCCGAACAGGCTACGCCGCCATCCACCGCGCCCTGAACAGAATCCTGGCGCGCCGGGCGCGGCTGGCGACCGTCTCCGAGTTTTCCCGGTGCGAGTTGGCCTCGGTCCTGAACCTGTCGCCCGACAGCATCGCTGTCGCCCCGAATAGCGCCGACCATCTTCGCATCGTCACGCAAGACCCTGCCGTCGTTGCACGCCTCGATCTGACGACCCGCCCCTACTTCGTGGCCCTGGGTAATCTGACGCCGAACAAGAACCTTATCGTCGCCATCCGCGCCCTTTCCCGCCTTGCCGAGCCTGCCGTTCGGCTGGTCTTCATCGGCGACCGACCCGCTGTCTTCGACCGTTTCGCCTTCCCGGCCGACCCGCGCCTGATCTTCGCCGGCCGTCGCTCGGATGCCGAGATCACCGCCCTGCTCGGCGGCGCGCGCGCCCTGGTCTTTCCCAGTCTCTACGAAGGCTTCGGCATTCCGCCGCTTGAGGCGATGACCCTCGGCTGTCCGGTCATCGCCTCCGACATCCCCGCCACGCGCGAGGTCTGCGCCGACGCCGCCCTCTATTTTGACCCTGCCGACGACGCAGCCCTGGCCGCCTATATGGCTGAGATGCTCAGCCGACCGGATGTCGCTCGCCGCGACGCCGGCCTTCGCCGCGCTGACGGTTACGCCTGGTCCCGCTCGGCCGAAATCATCGAAGACCTGCTGCTCAGCACCTGA
- a CDS encoding peptidylprolyl isomerase, giving the protein MADTLTFTLDTGDGEARDVVIKLRPDLAPGHVERITELAKEGFYDGVVFHRVIPGFMAQGGDPTGTGTSGSKKPNLKAEFSAEPHVRGVCSMARTSDPNSANSQFFIVFDDATFLDRQYTVWGQVESGMEHVDALPKGEPPRSPGKIVKATVN; this is encoded by the coding sequence ATGGCCGACACCCTGACCTTCACCCTGGACACCGGCGACGGCGAAGCCCGCGACGTGGTCATCAAGCTGCGCCCCGACCTGGCCCCCGGCCACGTCGAACGCATCACCGAACTGGCCAAGGAAGGCTTCTACGACGGCGTGGTCTTCCACCGCGTGATCCCGGGCTTCATGGCTCAGGGCGGCGATCCGACCGGCACCGGCACCTCCGGCTCCAAGAAGCCGAACCTGAAGGCCGAATTCTCGGCCGAGCCGCACGTGCGCGGCGTCTGCTCGATGGCCCGCACCTCGGACCCCAACAGCGCCAACTCGCAGTTCTTCATCGTCTTCGACGACGCCACCTTCCTGGACCGCCAGTACACCGTCTGGGGCCAGGTCGAGTCGGGCATGGAACACGTCGACGCCCTTCCCAAGGGCGAGCCGCCGCGCAGCCCCGGCAAGATCGTCAAGGCGACGGTCAACTAA
- a CDS encoding DUF2061 domain-containing protein has protein sequence MVGVILSTARKLALKIASYGVMHLIVAILVAFAITRDWRIALAVGMVEPIFQTIAYTVHDRVWHKVERRRMASNIEEATEAFTARLDIMSPEEQRRSHDAHHGHSHALPRSFKQIALKTVTYGVMHFAVAVAVAYALTNDIRTALTIGMVEPLVQTLFFALHDRIWSRLEDRRARASTAAA, from the coding sequence TCGGCGTCATCCTCAGCACCGCGCGCAAACTGGCTCTGAAGATCGCCAGCTATGGCGTCATGCACCTGATCGTCGCCATTCTGGTCGCCTTCGCCATCACCCGCGACTGGCGCATCGCCCTGGCCGTCGGCATGGTCGAGCCGATCTTTCAGACCATCGCCTACACCGTCCACGACCGCGTCTGGCACAAGGTCGAGCGGCGTCGCATGGCCTCCAATATCGAGGAGGCGACCGAGGCCTTCACCGCCCGCCTCGACATCATGTCGCCCGAGGAACAGCGCCGCTCGCACGACGCCCATCACGGCCACAGCCATGCCCTGCCCCGGTCCTTCAAACAGATCGCGCTGAAGACCGTCACCTATGGCGTCATGCATTTCGCCGTGGCGGTCGCCGTGGCCTACGCCCTGACCAACGACATCCGCACGGCGCTGACCATTGGCATGGTCGAGCCTCTGGTGCAGACGCTCTTTTTCGCCCTGCACGACCGCATCTGGTCCCGCCTGGAAGATCGCAGAGCCCGCGCGAGTACAGCCGCCGCCTGA
- a CDS encoding RlmE family RNA methyltransferase: MSEDEKPQERRRMVKPPTGGTAAGRGMGTKMKTADTKSMSSQQWIKRQLSDKWSEKARAEGWRSRAAFKLIEIDDKFRLIKRGSKVIDLGAAPGGWVQVALNRGAGAVAGVDLLMIAPIPGATLLQADFTHPGVDQQLIDAIGGAPDLVLSDMAHNTVGHRQTDHLKIIALIEIAADFAIRTLRPGGNFVSKNFQGGDAGGVLARLREEFETVKYVKPASSRKDSAEVFLVALNKR, translated from the coding sequence ATGAGCGAAGACGAAAAGCCCCAAGAGCGCCGCCGGATGGTGAAACCGCCCACCGGCGGAACCGCCGCCGGACGCGGCATGGGCACCAAGATGAAGACGGCCGACACCAAGTCGATGTCGAGCCAGCAATGGATCAAACGCCAGCTGTCGGACAAATGGTCTGAAAAGGCGCGGGCCGAAGGCTGGCGCTCGCGCGCGGCCTTCAAGCTGATCGAGATCGACGACAAGTTCCGGCTGATCAAGCGCGGGTCAAAGGTCATCGACCTGGGCGCGGCGCCGGGCGGCTGGGTGCAGGTGGCGTTGAACCGGGGGGCGGGCGCGGTGGCGGGCGTCGATTTGCTGATGATCGCGCCGATCCCCGGCGCGACCCTGCTTCAGGCCGATTTCACCCATCCGGGCGTGGACCAGCAGTTGATCGACGCCATCGGCGGGGCGCCGGACCTGGTGCTGTCGGACATGGCGCACAATACGGTCGGACATCGCCAGACGGACCATTTGAAGATCATCGCCTTGATCGAGATCGCCGCTGACTTCGCCATCCGCACGCTGCGGCCCGGCGGCAACTTCGTCTCCAAAAACTTCCAGGGCGGAGACGCCGGCGGCGTTCTGGCGCGGCTGCGCGAGGAGTTCGAGACGGTGAAATACGTCAAGCCGGCGTCGAGCCGTAAGGACAGCGCCGAGGTGTTTCTGGTCGCGCTGAACAAGCGCTGA
- a CDS encoding glycosyltransferase family 4 protein: MRILLVIEPSGGGSGRHVVDLARALIGSGHQVSLIWSPSRAEPWFEASVAALALHASERLPMRRSVGPWDVAALHALNRLIARLGPFEIVHGHSAKAGALVRLAHAPRAAKIYTPHALPMMAPASLTTISAGAAEALLARSGDAVIAVSEEEAAVARRWGLGGHRLHIVPNGLAAPPANDRLAARQALGVPDDALVVGFVGRLCAQKDPVRFANAVRRANAIDPRITGVMIGDGDLAPSVRTAAGDALRLLGARDAAPLMAGFDLFAMTSRYEADSYAMIEAAALGLPIVCTDVGGIGRLIQAGAHIDRLPVDASPDHLAEAMRAALASRVVPLPIAPGLLSASCMAEQTVRIYRDAFARRRLGG, encoded by the coding sequence TTGCGCATTCTTCTGGTCATCGAGCCGTCCGGCGGCGGCTCGGGGCGTCACGTGGTCGATCTGGCCCGCGCCTTGATCGGAAGCGGCCATCAGGTGTCCCTGATATGGTCGCCAAGCCGCGCAGAGCCTTGGTTCGAGGCCTCGGTCGCCGCCCTTGCCCTCCACGCCAGTGAACGTCTGCCGATGCGACGCAGCGTCGGACCGTGGGACGTCGCCGCCCTTCACGCCCTGAATCGCCTGATCGCCCGCCTCGGCCCGTTCGAGATTGTTCACGGCCACAGCGCCAAGGCCGGCGCCTTGGTCCGCCTGGCCCATGCGCCCCGCGCCGCCAAGATCTACACCCCTCACGCCCTGCCGATGATGGCCCCGGCCAGCCTGACGACGATCAGCGCCGGCGCGGCCGAGGCGCTGTTGGCCCGGTCCGGCGACGCCGTCATCGCCGTCTCTGAGGAAGAGGCCGCCGTCGCCCGGCGCTGGGGACTAGGAGGACACCGCTTGCACATCGTCCCCAACGGCCTGGCCGCGCCGCCCGCCAACGATCGTCTCGCGGCCCGCCAGGCCCTCGGCGTTCCCGACGACGCTCTGGTCGTCGGCTTCGTCGGCCGGCTTTGCGCTCAGAAAGACCCCGTCCGGTTCGCCAACGCCGTCCGCCGGGCGAACGCCATCGATCCGCGCATCACCGGCGTCATGATCGGCGATGGCGACCTGGCCCCGTCGGTCAGGACCGCCGCCGGCGACGCCCTACGTCTGCTGGGCGCACGCGACGCTGCGCCGCTGATGGCGGGCTTTGATCTTTTCGCCATGACCAGCCGTTATGAGGCCGATTCCTACGCCATGATCGAGGCGGCCGCCTTGGGCCTGCCGATCGTCTGCACCGACGTCGGCGGTATCGGGCGTCTGATCCAGGCCGGCGCGCACATCGACCGCCTGCCTGTCGACGCCTCGCCCGATCATCTGGCCGAGGCGATGCGCGCCGCGCTGGCCAGCCGCGTCGTTCCCCTGCCGATTGCGCCGGGCCTGCTGTCCGCCTCATGCATGGCCGAACAGACGGTCCGGATTTACCGCGACGCCTTCGCCCGCAGACGCCTAGGTGGCTGA